In Euphorbia lathyris chromosome 2, ddEupLath1.1, whole genome shotgun sequence, the sequence GAAAAAATTTACCTTATCCAAGGAAAACAAGGAAAGTGATATATAAAAAGAAAGGCAGAaagtataaataaaagaaactgAACATAGCACACACACACAGCTATTTCCAGATTACAATGCGCATTTTAAGATAACAAAATACACAAATAAAAAGGCTGTAAACTTTCAAGTTACAAGAATAGCTCAGCAGAAGCCATATAAAAACTAAGTGGAATTATTGAAATGTTTTGGTCGGCAAATAGTGGAACACATTAGTCAGATTTTGGTAGCCAAGTCCCAAAGGTAGAATAAGATATTTCCCAAGTTGCACCCTACAATATAATTTTCTGACCAGTTGAGAGAGATAGCAATTGCATAGGCATGTTGTAAGGATTAGGATTCCTGGCAATAGAAGATTAGGGCAGAAATAGAATATAGGGAAGAGAAGAAtaaggaagaagagagaaaCAGAGAAATAGGAAGAGAATCGCAGAGTTAGAGAAGAGAGGAGAGGAAGGAGATAAGAAATAAAATCAGAGAGAAAAGAGGGAAAGGAAGAAATAGAATATTCATTGATTTCATAATGGCTATTACAATGGCAGGATAGACCTCATATAAATACTTGTATCAGCTATGAGGTGGCAACCGTTACAGAAAAGGACAATTCTAGTATTACATGAGTCAAACACAGAAATTACTGGCCTTAAATCAGTCAACCACATTAATTACTGATATTAACTCAATCAACCACAGTAATTACTGGCATAACTCAGTCAACCACATTAATTCATGATATTAACTAAGTCAACCACAGTAATTACTGGCCTTAACTCATTCAATCACATTAATTATTGGCTTTAACTCAGTCAACCACATTAATTACTGATATTAACTCAGCCAACCACATTAATTACTCTAACAGTAATACCTAATTAACCACCTAAataatactccctccattccaaaatataagtcattctaggttgtttcacacaaattaagaaatacaattaatatagagtgaaattaatgaatttacattggttaactaaaaaaatttcTCTCTCATATAATGGTTGGAAAATAAGTCCtgtaattttgaaaaacacacaGACCAAGATAAAGAATTTAAATGTTTGGACcggaaaactaaactaaaagttctTGGAAAACTAGAAAgacttatattttggaaaaaaactcgattgctagaatgacttataaaaaggaatggagggagtaccTAAATGCTTCTCTTTAATTGCTCTAATAATCGTGACACATATGCTTAATTTGAAGTACCAAATATGACAACTTCATCCGTTAGTACTACACAAACTAGAGAACTAGAATGTCATAAAGGACCTATCAAACTTGATACTTGAAAGTAATCCATAACTCAGCAAGTGCTTAGATTACAAAACCACATGCTTATAAAGTAAATTGAAATTATCAAGTTtgtaatgaaatgatataagcaAATTCATTACAAATGATTACTGCAATAAGCAAAAACAGCTCATCACTAAGCAGTGGCTGCATGTTAATGAACAGAGATGACAACTTAGACAAATTGCAAACTAACATGAAAATTAATGGAATCATATAAATATATACCCATTAAGCTGAGTCATCATAGCCACAAACAATTTATGTATTTGCAGTTGATCACAAAGGAGTTAGTTAATAGAACCGCAAGTAAGTAACTCGCCAATTGGAAATGACACAAATCTTCAAAACAGTAAAAAATGCTGATACTGAGCACCCAAAAGGTAAACCAAATACATTAAGTAACAGGTCTCATATCTTAActgtatagaggaaggtacaaaagaaaaagaacttAAAAGGACTAGTCTAAACATATTGTACTTCCAGCTTAATAGCTTAATTACATAGCTAGCTGCAAAACCAACATTCAATGAGGCATCCAAACATAATCTTTACCATTCAATCTACAATGAAAAATAAGCATAAGATCCACACTTCCCCCTACCTCATAGTGAAAGAATATGGGAGGACAACCATATCAAGCATCAATTACATGCAGTTACGAGCTCCCAAAAGGATTTCTGAAATCATTGGCAGTATGAAATCATAATTGCCTTAACATTAAATACACTCAGACATTAGATGAACCCTGAGTCAGCACTAATCTAACCAGTAAATATTACTAGAAGAGTACTACATTTAACATTTGACGCAAGGTTGAGAGAATACAGAAGATCTAATATGTGATTTGACTAGTTGCAATGAACTAACTGAATGTACAAATTAAGACTCAATAGTAGTCTGATTCAACTAATTAGTGCAAAGTGTAACAAAAAATGTAATTAGTTCAAAGTATAGTAGTGATCAACTTCAACCAGCTAAACATATCTAAAACATGCAATAGCAAGAAATCAAGTGTAAAACAAACAAAACGAACttcaaaataaaatgaattgGCAGGCTGAGAAGATGAGTGTCAGCACCTATATAAATTCTATGTCAATAAGTACCAACAATCATATAAGCAGCTGTTTATATAAAACTCCGTTCTAAAATAGCATGTAGAAGGAAGCTTACATCATTCGCAGGCAATATAAAGTTTCCACCAAGGGAATTGGCAAAGATGGAGTTGGTAGACTTGGATTTCTTCTTGTAACTCACATTTCCAATTGTAGAATCTAAGTGAGTTCCTTTTCTCTTCTTCGTGCCAACAGTCCACGACTTCCCTTTCTTGTCAACAACTTTCCATATATTCTTCCTTCTAAACACCAACTTGTCCAACTTCCACATGTCAAAGCTCGTATCGATAATAGTAACCTCACTTCTCGAGTATCCTTTTAACTCTTCTTTATCCCCACCGCTACCATTTCCGCAGCTGCTTTTCTCCTTCTCCTCATCCCCGCAATCTGCATTGGAATTCTTATCGGAAACATATTCGTCTTTTCTTATAGATTCCATGTCATTAGCTGCACAAGGCATCGAAACGTCGCAAAATTTAGGGTGGGTTTGTTTCCTGGCACTCTTTTTCCAGGAAAATCTCGAAATTTTCTCGTTACGTTCTCCCATGTTGAATAGGTCGCAGAGAACATTGTTCATGACACCATACCATTCTCTGTCTCCATTGCCGCTTGAAGTCTCAGCAGCTATGCTCCGATCGGCGGGTAATAATTTATTATCCGATTGAATGGACTCGGAATTGGAATTGGAATTGGAATTTAGAACAGAATAGGATGCGATGGCCGGTGGAGAAATCGAGACGGGATCGTCGTGATTCGTAAGGAAGTGATCGAGGTCGAAGTTGTCAGCGGCCGGGAAGCCTTTGCTGGAGCGGAGCCGATCCAGCCAGTTCGAACCAGACTTGGCAGTCGGTACTGAACAGAGCATTTGGGCGAGTAGATTGGATAATTAGACGAATTGGGGAAAAATAGAGAGCGACCTAGTCATCAGCAGAACGAGACTTTTGAGGTCAAATTTGGACGagattagggatggcaacggttAGGTGGTGATGTCAATCTCAAAcgtttacccttttattttttaattatatgtaTCTTTTTTATTAGGAGGCATTTGGTTCAAATTTCGAAATCGGAATTGGAATCGGAATCAGAATGTTACAAAATCAGAATCagaatgactatttatttattttgtttggtttaattcgGAATCGGAATCCGATTACTATTAAgggtgtttggttcaaatttcggaattgaaatcaaaatcgAAATCGAAATTGGACAAAAgtaaaattttttaaattttaataaataaataaaatataaaaaccattaattataaggtaactaaaaaaattaattataaaaatatttataaattaaattaatataaataaatatactatattatagtatataaaattattactataatataaaattattattctaAAAATATAGAATATTATACTAGataaatgaatataatatattgtattatactatataaataaatataaatataccaGAGAAACATATGTGGGTAGttatctttttacttttttgttTATGTATATGCAGTTAAGGTATAGAATCGtaggttttatttttattttttttcttttttttttcaattaaatttcATAAGGTATAGAACGtgggttttattttttttcttttttttttaattaaatttgataagGAATGGGAATCATATTTGATTGAAGGGGAAGGAAAAGGGAATGGTTGATTCCCATAGTGGGGTAAATATGATTCCATTCCCGTATCAAAATTTGTAAAACCAAACATCAAcaaaagtaattaattattgtGATTCACATTCCCTACTCTAAATATGTCTAGCCAAACACCCCCTTATTCTAATGGGTATACATTTTGCATCCTATGTCCGTTTCATTTAATTCgtgggtacccttacccgttaagaatcaataaatgaaacaaaaaatattaactttaacaaagtataaatttaataaatcatccatttaaaaattgaacatgttgaaccttaattaataagaataaattagcttagtggtatcactcaatagttgaaaaacaaaagtttggggttcaaatctcacgtcttacatctaaaaaccaatggtatttattaatatataaaaaaaaatataacgggtaccgggtaccctggggtattctcatacccgtcccattaccctaacgggtaatggttttgatcccatacccgtctcatacccttttatacagggtacaggTAGTCCTATTAGGGCCGAGTAGTGctgggtacccgcgggtagagtACCCATTGACATCCCTAGACGAGATGTATTAAAACTAGATGGGGTTAATACATATATTTACCCCTATATTTTCACGGAGAAATAGATATACCCTTATATCAAATAAGGGCTACAAAACTATTCCTGAATTTTTCACAAACCTGTAATTATGCCATAATCTAACAGACTATCAATGTGGCATAAACGAAGTAAATTTACTGTGGACCTAGCCATTCAAAATATGACAAGTGTTTAAGTTCTAACTAATaacaaaatgataaaaaattataaaaaaaatccaattatACTTcgaatcttcttcttcttcattttttttccagagcttcttcttcttcatttttttcacatcttcttcattctccttcacattcttcttcatttttttcatcTATCAGAAATCTCTTTTTTCCACATcttcttcattctccttcacATCTTCGTCTTCTCCTTGACACTAGCAGCAAAATTGATCCGCATTTCTCGTCGTTTCCTTTGTTTTCTCTTCTCAATTCCATTTTCCCTCTCAGCAAAGACGAACATTCATTGAAGCAAAGAACAAGAAATGGTAATGCTCAGATAATCAAAGGCAGCAAAGAAATGGGTAATTCTTAGCATTTTATAGagagattgaaataaaaaaGGAGTTGCCCAGAAAAAAGGTGTTATTCCCCTCTGAATCTGTTTGGTTGAGAGTGGATTAGAGTAGAGAGAAAACTAGGAAAAGATGAAAAGGAAAAACTGAAAGAAGGGAAAGAGAAGAAATTAAAACAGAAAGAGACatggagagaagagagagaagtgaTACATGGAAGTAAGACTATGAGATTCTCAGAAGATGATGTTCATGGGATGACGCCGTTTATGTCAAATAAGTAAGTCTGTTAGATTAGGGCATAATTACAGGTTTGTGGAAAGTTCATGGATAGTTTTGTAGGTTTATTTAATATAAGGGTATATCTATTTTTCCGTAAAAATACAGGGACAAATATGAATATTAACCCAACTAGATGTCATACGGAGTTTCGTTTTtaatttcatcttttttttttttgaagaagaagaattaatttcatcaattatatatatatttcttcaaaaaaaataccTGTTggaattattaatttttattattattatcaaagaATGAAAGAATTGATTAGGCCTGTAGGCAATTTTGATCGTTACAAGCTAAGTTCCAGATGCTAGCTGGACAATACTCTATGAGAACAATTTTAGAATCTAGATCTTTTGCCTAACTAGCCGAAACGTGAGCCACTTTATTGCCTTCTCGAGGAGTAAATCTAAACTCACACGGGGAAAACGCTTGATATTGTGTAGATTTAGCAACACCGTAGAGCGTCCCTgggaggcgccgttgggatcggccgggggcactccgatgcctaagtcagtaaactTCTTAAGAGAATAAAGTGTAATGACAAAGCAAAGCTAAGAAGAGTGTGTAAGTGTACCTCTGTTGTCATGTTATAAGGGTATTTATACAAGTTTGAGTGATAAATGTAATAAACTTCTCTTTAATGTCTCCTTAATGAAGAGTAATGCTCTTCTAATGTAGTTTAACTCCATCTTCTAACTTCTAAGTTCTGGCAGGTTCTGAGCTATCATTAATGCTAGTTGAATGATAGTGAGTTACGCCGTATAATCCTCTGCTTCTTCTAGAGGGGGATTGCCATATGAGGCGAATCCCCTTTTTGCCCCCTCTTGGGCGGATCCTTGTAAGTAGCCCTAGCACGACACCGTATCTCTAACTAAGGCGGATCATAAGTGGAGTTCTACGAGACGACATCGTATTCTTGTTATGTGCTATGTGGCGGATCGTAAGAAGGAGTGCTCAAGACGACACCGTATTTTTTATCTGTACGCCATATATCTTGGAGGCGAGTGTTTTCTCCATTTAAGTCCTCTTTGCTAGGGAATATTTCCAGTTTAGTCCTTCATGTTTCATGGCCGATGTTATCAACTCTAGACTCACAAATAAAACATCAGAATACAGGAAATAGAGACTAGATTGTGGAATCCGTCTCTTGGTAAGACCAGTGATCATCCCCAAGCTGTCTGACTCAATAATGATAGGGCTAAGGCAACAGTCTTGGGCAAGCTTTGCGCACTCCAATACTGCAAGGTGTTCCGCCCCATCTGCCGAGCAACAGTATGCAGTTGGGATTCCCGCAGTAGCAAGAATCTGCCCATCACCATCACCGGCAATTATTCCAATACGGGTCTGACAGGTTCTTAGATTTCAGGAGGCATCATAGTTAAGCTTAAAAGTTCTGGATGGTGGTGATGTCCAGCAAACACCGTTCCTCTCATTCGCCAATGACTGTCTCGAAATATGGCATTGCATCGGTAGATGATTTCTCCCATTGGCACTACATTCCGCTTGGTACTCCAAGATCTTCGACTGGACCACATGCAACAGGATAACTTCTCCTTTATGGACCAGATTGTTCCTTTTGAACCAGAGCCACCACATAGCCATTACGGCAATTTGTTGTTCCTGTAGAGAAATTTTTTCCAGCATATACTGAAACAAAGACCACATGTCAAGCACATAAGCCTTGTCCAGTCGAGCCGGCAACGGCAAGTGATGCTACAGATCCTTCGCGACTAGGCATTTGAGGAGAGCGTGTTCAGTATCTTCCTTGCCAAACCCACAACCCTTGCACATAGTCTCCAACATTAATCCTGTCTTTGCAAGTTCATGAAACATGAGAGGTTATATTTCAGCAATTTCCACACAAAATGATGAATCTTGGGCGGGACATCAAGCTTCCATAACAGAGCCCAGTTCTCCTGAGTACCAGTCAATGATAAGGCCCTATACTACAGTTTTAGCCTAATATCCTCAACCAAATAATAGCGAGATTTCACTGTAAAATGCCTATTTTTGTACACTCCCAGTACTCATCATCAGTCGGCCTCTAGAAACTCAGTTTCAGCTGCACAATGGCTCTCGCTTCATCTTCCATAAAA encodes:
- the LOC136218488 gene encoding uncharacterized protein isoform X1; the encoded protein is MLCSVPTAKSGSNWLDRLRSSKGFPAADNFDLDHFLTNHDDPVSISPPAIASYSVLNSNSNSNSESIQSDNKLLPADRSIAAETSSGNGDREWYGVMNNVLCDLFNMGERNEKISRFSWKKSARKQTHPKFCDVSMPCAANDMESIRKDEYVSDKNSNADCGDEEKEKSSCGNGSGGDKEELKGYSRSEVTIIDTSFDMWKLDKLVFRRKNIWKVVDKKGKSWTVGTKKRKGTHLDSTIGNVSYKKKSKSTNSIFANSLGGNFILPANDGMKMKQQEEVCKNSLDDNFQVPKKRIDFCRSPKKSKKNCSSVVLIKAIASSKKCRKNLPKNSHLKVTRREEDEA
- the LOC136218488 gene encoding uncharacterized protein isoform X2 is translated as MLCSVPTAKSGSNWLDRLRSSKGFPAADNFDLDHFLTNHDDPVSISPPAIASYSVLNSNSNSNSESIQSDNKLLPADRSIAAETSSGNGDREWYGVMNNVLCDLFNMGERNEKISRFSWKKSARKQTHPKFCDVSMPCAANDMESIRKDEYVSDKNSNADCGDEEKEKSSCGNGSGGDKEELKGYSRSEVTIIDTSFDMWKLDKLVFRRKNIWKVVDKKGKSWTVGTKKRKGTHLDSTIGNVSYKKKSKSTNSIFANSLGGNFILPANDGMKMKQQEEVCKNSLDDNFQVPKKRSPKKSKKNCSSVVLIKAIASSKKCRKNLPKNSHLKVTRREEDEA